CACTGTGCCACAGCCCGCTTCCCCCACGCCCAAGTCCCTTTTTCTTGGCTGGGGAGGCAGCTGCCCCCCCTGATCCTTGTAAGGTTTTATGACAGCTGCTGCCGTTCCTCTTGTGATTATCCACAGCTGGAAAcaaggaagatgaagaggaggaagaggtagaggaagaagaaagggaCGAAGGAGAGTAGGAagagttttttcttttcttagatGCGACTACAGAGTCTTGAAAGTCTTTGGAAGGGAGGCTGGCTTTGTGCGTGCCGTTACGAGCTTTGCCCAGCGGCTGTGGGGGGTCCCGGATGCTGAACACCCCAGCTGTGGACGTGGACTGAGGGAAGGTGGCGGTGTAGGAAAGCGAGTTGGAAGGGGAGGAGAAAAGCGGGGAAGGCGTGGAGGTGGGAGATGGAGACTGTTGTGAAGTGACAGGGGAAGtgccagaggaggagaagaggctcTCAGGAGCCAGCGGCAACTTCCTGAAAGACAAAAGACATTTTCAATGTCAAACACGAATGAAGCTGTTTCATTGCTTGCTTAGATTAAACACGCATGGACGCAGGCGTAGCATGACTCTCCCGTTTCACAGTTTTTCAGAAGACATGTTTGACCTTAAATGACCTTTTTTTCTTTGGCTACATTTACACAGGACATTAAATTACTTTCTATCaactttaacttttttaataaaacagctCAGCACATTTGTCATAGTGACAGTGAATCATTTTTCATATAGTGAAAGCCACCTGTTTGAATGTCACAtagcaaaaaaatgaaaatactcaACCAAATCAATGAAATGTCCCATAGTGTACATTCATGCTGTCTCACCTCCACATCTGGGCGTTAAGGTGTTTCTCCACCATGCTCTGGAGCACCAGCCTCATCCTGTCCCATCGCCTGTCGAACACATAGTGGCCTCGTCCCATGAGCCGGCTGCCAAACACGCAAAACTGAGAGAGGATGAGAAAAATTATGGATTTGACATGAGAAAATATGTCCCAATAAACAAAGAGGAGGCAGATAAAGGCAAGAAGAAAATGAGTGAGAGAAGAATCAAGGACATAGTCAGAAAGGTGCATTAAATGAAAATAGACATTGATgacaaaagggagaaaaaacagacagaaatatgtttaaatatgcaCTGACTGATATCAAAGTCTTTTGCTATAGGTTTTATATAAAACTAGGTTTGCTGTTTACCCTTCCTGTACAATTGTCTTTGCTTTTAGCATATTACTTCATCATTCTAAGACAGATCTTGATCTTGACATTTACCTCTCAGGTAGGAATATGAATATGTGCATTTCCTTAAGTGTCTAGATCCACTTTAAAAGGAAGGATCTAGACACCTCTAACTGCAGATTCTGAAATCAGATTAATGCACAgcccttctcttttttttccaatattGCAATGATTACACTGGGTAAGAGGTtgagctgaagctgaacaaAAAATGATTCCACTGAATGACACATAAAAGCAGATCCTGTAGTGTAAAGTTGAAAATAGTCTTGCTGAAAGCCGTGGGAGTTTTAATGCCCTGAGGTTACGGACTATTAAAATGTCTGTTAGTGCCACATTAGTAATATTTACCCCTAACGGCTGTGGGTGGTGATTAGAGTAGTGAACGGCAGGTCTGTCAGAGTCTTCTGGAGTCTCTGCGTCTGCTTCGTCACTGGAGAGCTGCCCACCGTCTCCCGCTGCCGTCAGCCAGCTGTGGGGTGACGTCTCTGGGTGAGGGGCTGTAGCGGGGACTGGCGCTGGGGGCAgagggctggaggtggaggtggtggaacTGCCTGGAACCCTGGGGTTTATCAGACAGAAGATAGAATATAATAGGAAGCCATGTGGAGAGGCAGAGGGATAGAGAGACTGAGAGTAAGTATAGAATAGGAACAAATGCTGTCATATCTGCCATCACGATGTAATTCACATCTCTTGCTTCACTGCCCAACAGAACAGAGGATCATGTCATGAACAAACACTTGACACAGTTTCTCATTCCTCGTTTATGGCACCCCCTGGTGGAAAACCCTGAGCCTGAGCCCAGTACGTTTCATCTCAAATGAGCTTAACAGATTAAGCACAAAGATTTTGCACAGTTCACGAGTTTCAGCGGCTGAAGTTGCTTTATAATTTAAATTAGTTGGTGGCTTCTTCCTTTTTAATCTTGTTTACTTGTTACTTTTTTTACCCTGAATTAACAAAGCCAAAAATAATTTCTATGCGTATCTATCAGTTTTAATAAAAGGCATGCAGttgttgtgtgtatgttggtGCTGTACCTTGGTATGTGTGCATTTGCCAGCCGTAGCTTCAGTGAGGACAGAGGCCGTCCGTTTGGGCAGTGAGGCTTGCTGGGACTCTCCTGTGACGCGGCCCCATGGCTGCagccttccttcccttcctgaGATCCATCCTTGTCTTTCTCCTTTGTGCCTTCCTTCTCCTTTGCTCGCCCCTTGTGTTCAGCTAGGAGGATGTCAAAATGCTTCCTCCTTCCGGGCACAGCTCGCCGGTAGGtcagcgagtgagtctgtgatGTAAAACAGAGGTAAGAGGAAATCCTCAGAAATCTCCTTCTGGAAACACATTATGTGTTATAGGTTATTTCCAGCAAGAGTTTCTCAATGAAAGTACTGATCTGTGCAGAAGTCAGAGTGTAGCTGTAGCATACTTCAACAGGGCTCTACTACAGGGGCACAGATCACAGCTGCACTGCACCCGCTGGTACCCACGTCACACCAGACTAGCATGGGTAAACACTGCCTTGTGCATGGCGAGCTTGTCTATCCTTGCAAAGTTGTTGGAAGGTAACCAACCATCAAACATTTGGTTTTCCAATAGTCCTGCACAAAGTGTGGGTCTGAGGTCGCTAATGAAAGGTTACACAGGACACGGCTTGTCGAAAGAGAAAATGCTTATGGTAATCATTAGAAGGTCATAGGGACTGTCAAACATTTCTTGAATCTTAAGGACCCATGCGATACGttcatcttttttatttaatgtgtaatTTCTACTCATCATTTTCTAAGTCATTCCTGACCAGGTTGATGTGATATTTGACTGAGATTT
Above is a window of Betta splendens chromosome 9, fBetSpl5.4, whole genome shotgun sequence DNA encoding:
- the atxn7l1 gene encoding ataxin-7-like protein 1 isoform X1 produces the protein MHSKNQKRHSSPVPSRSPMVPMKPKAPVVAPAVAPSPVDTLAFRVPKDYPHSRFAKAPLAVYPPKGARNKTCVSLPVVSLEKMPCLGRADSASHVRLRPAALSLPGPQRSGEKLTNGRGGSSGPSTPHSATPPSSLDRRPSPAHSPLDRRPSSTPSPSPLDRKPSPSPSPSHRSVALPSSVLSSPLEKKHQNGTKTASRSYKRLSGRVFDPNKHCGVQDPETKQPCTRSLTCKTHSLTYRRAVPGRRKHFDILLAEHKGRAKEKEGTKEKDKDGSQEGKEGCSHGAASQESPSKPHCPNGRPLSSLKLRLANAHIPRVPGSSTTSTSSPLPPAPVPATAPHPETSPHSWLTAAGDGGQLSSDEADAETPEDSDRPAVHYSNHHPQPLGFCVFGSRLMGRGHYVFDRRWDRMRLVLQSMVEKHLNAQMWRKLPLAPESLFSSSGTSPVTSQQSPSPTSTPSPLFSSPSNSLSYTATFPQSTSTAGVFSIRDPPQPLGKARNGTHKASLPSKDFQDSVVASKKRKNSSYSPSSLSSSSTSSSSSSSLFPAVDNHKRNGSSCHKTLQGSGGAAASPAKKKGLGRGGSGLWHSADDWLSRSVVSQSHNSQNSRDIGPTSRPYSPDSEPVSAPHHLLAPPSGPLAYGGGAEGRKRRSPSSYRGKAKLSRSGGLDGLFGNSGDSGGILSLGPDSSRQAKLQH